A window from Pseudomonadota bacterium encodes these proteins:
- a CDS encoding PAS domain S-box protein, with protein MTDSAVPGLDALFHGSILDDAGIGVWVTDLDWRLISLNEACARMCGYGSAAEMVAEVRSLEAARYVDPAQRMEMYRTLSLGLTVRGMLVQIRRRDGSPFWALVTAAPEPRGVGQAKRFIGSTIDVDELIRTREALRIAEVSYRGIFDNATEGIYRSSPEGRQLRANAALVRLNGYDSEAEMLAAVRDIAKEWYVDPGRRAEFQRLLAAHGRIADFESEVYRHKTRERIWITENAWLVRDGEGKPLYYEGTVQDITQRRRAEAALRLSEVRFRDYAETASDWFWETGPDHRFVHISSSERLNPKRSEEMIGQRRLDVATASAVEAQSLRRHLVELEAHQPFRDFVYRMIGDDGTTQYISTSGKPIFDEAGGFQGYRGSARVVTESILAETRLREAKVAAEAASDAKSAFLATMSHELRTPLNAIIGFAELMMNQATGPLPPRYIEYSANIAESGQHLLQLVNDVLDMSKILAGHMNLDEERVMLADVCRRHMKLMAAKATESGVAHKLIVQADLPPVLVDPLRLGQILFNLISNATKFTPRGGQVEIFAGLEADGRIAVAVSDTGIGMSAAEVAIALEPFRQVDATSARRFEGTGLGLPISKSLAELHGGELRIESRKGRGTTVTVLLPASRVLR; from the coding sequence ATGACGGACTCCGCTGTCCCAGGGTTGGACGCCTTGTTCCATGGCTCCATTCTGGATGACGCCGGAATCGGCGTCTGGGTGACGGACCTCGATTGGCGGCTCATCTCGCTCAACGAGGCCTGCGCCCGGATGTGCGGCTACGGCTCGGCGGCCGAAATGGTGGCCGAGGTGCGCAGCCTCGAGGCGGCGCGCTACGTCGACCCGGCGCAACGCATGGAGATGTATCGCACGCTCTCCCTCGGGCTCACCGTGCGTGGCATGTTGGTCCAAATCCGCCGGCGCGACGGCTCGCCTTTTTGGGCGCTGGTGACCGCGGCACCCGAGCCCAGGGGCGTGGGCCAGGCCAAACGCTTCATCGGTTCCACCATCGATGTCGATGAGCTTATCCGCACGCGCGAAGCGCTTCGGATCGCCGAGGTCAGCTATCGCGGCATCTTCGACAACGCGACCGAGGGTATCTACCGCTCGAGCCCGGAAGGTCGCCAGCTTCGCGCCAACGCCGCCCTCGTCCGCCTCAATGGCTATGACAGCGAGGCGGAGATGCTGGCGGCGGTCCGCGACATCGCCAAGGAGTGGTATGTGGATCCCGGGCGGAGAGCGGAGTTCCAGCGTCTGCTCGCCGCCCACGGCCGTATCGCCGATTTCGAATCCGAGGTCTACCGGCACAAGACGCGGGAACGGATCTGGATCACCGAGAATGCCTGGTTGGTGCGCGATGGCGAGGGCAAACCGCTCTACTACGAAGGCACCGTCCAGGACATCACCCAACGCAGGCGCGCCGAGGCAGCGCTCAGGCTCAGCGAGGTCCGCTTCCGCGACTATGCCGAGACCGCCTCCGATTGGTTTTGGGAGACCGGGCCTGACCACCGCTTCGTCCACATCTCCAGCTCCGAACGGCTGAACCCGAAGCGCTCGGAGGAAATGATCGGCCAACGCCGGCTCGATGTGGCCACCGCCTCGGCCGTCGAGGCCCAATCATTGCGCCGGCACCTGGTCGAGCTCGAGGCGCACCAGCCATTCCGCGATTTCGTCTATCGCATGATCGGCGACGACGGCACGACCCAGTACATCTCCACGAGCGGCAAGCCGATCTTCGACGAAGCCGGCGGTTTTCAGGGATACCGGGGGAGTGCGCGCGTGGTGACCGAGAGCATCCTGGCCGAGACGCGATTGCGCGAGGCCAAGGTCGCGGCGGAAGCGGCGAGCGACGCCAAATCGGCCTTTCTCGCCACCATGAGCCACGAGCTCCGCACGCCGTTGAATGCCATCATCGGCTTTGCCGAGCTCATGATGAACCAGGCGACCGGCCCGCTGCCGCCGCGCTACATCGAGTATTCCGCCAACATCGCCGAGAGCGGCCAGCATCTCTTGCAGCTGGTCAACGACGTGCTCGACATGTCGAAGATCCTCGCCGGCCATATGAACCTGGACGAGGAGCGAGTGATGCTCGCCGACGTCTGCCGCCGCCATATGAAGCTCATGGCCGCCAAGGCGACCGAGAGCGGCGTCGCTCACAAGCTCATCGTGCAGGCGGACTTGCCGCCGGTGCTCGTCGATCCGCTGCGGCTCGGCCAGATTCTGTTCAACCTCATCTCCAACGCGACCAAGTTCACCCCGCGCGGCGGGCAGGTGGAGATATTCGCCGGGCTGGAGGCGGACGGACGGATTGCGGTCGCCGTCAGCGATACCGGCATCGGCATGTCGGCGGCGGAGGTCGCGATCGCGCTGGAGCCGTTCCGGCAGGTCGACGCCACCAGTGCGCGGCGCTTCGAAGGGACCGGGCTCGGGCTGCCGATCAGCAAGAGCCTGGCCGAGCTGCATGGCGGCGAGCTCCGCATCGAGAGCCGCAAGGGGCGCGGCACCACGGTCACGGTGCTGCTGCCGGCGAGCCGGGTCTTGCGCTGA
- a CDS encoding isocitrate lyase/PEP mutase family protein: MKKARTPSQRLRALLRRGGLTVPSCYDALGFRMIARAGFPAAFLSGFSVSAGRLGVPDAGLLSYGEMADQARNVTAAAAIPLIVDADTGFGNAQNVQRTVRGLAGAGAACLMLEDQESPKRDFGAPGAVVPRADAVRRVKAAVQAREAGADILIIGRTDARNAAGPASGLREALWRAAAFADLGADLVFVTGPAGAGELKRIRAAAALPQIVQVDEPGRAPRPPGEVHDLGFEVALYGVSLIFAAAAAFRDALAGMRRGLPLPSGRSVSPEVMADIVGVEDYLAVDRALAK; this comes from the coding sequence ATGAAGAAGGCCCGCACGCCCAGCCAGCGGTTGCGTGCCCTGCTACGCCGCGGCGGCCTCACGGTGCCGAGCTGCTACGATGCGCTCGGTTTCCGGATGATCGCCCGTGCCGGCTTTCCGGCCGCCTTCTTGAGCGGCTTTTCGGTCTCCGCCGGCCGCCTCGGGGTGCCGGATGCGGGCCTGCTTTCCTATGGCGAGATGGCGGATCAGGCTCGAAACGTGACCGCCGCCGCGGCCATTCCGCTGATCGTCGATGCCGATACCGGCTTCGGCAATGCGCAGAACGTGCAGCGTACCGTGCGCGGGCTGGCCGGCGCTGGAGCCGCCTGTCTGATGCTGGAGGATCAGGAGAGCCCGAAGCGCGACTTCGGCGCTCCGGGCGCGGTGGTGCCTCGGGCCGACGCCGTGCGCCGGGTGAAGGCGGCGGTGCAGGCCCGCGAGGCGGGCGCCGATATCCTGATAATTGGGCGCACCGATGCGCGCAATGCCGCCGGGCCGGCAAGCGGCCTTCGGGAGGCGCTCTGGCGCGCCGCCGCCTTCGCCGATCTCGGCGCCGACCTCGTTTTCGTGACCGGGCCGGCCGGCGCCGGCGAGCTCAAACGCATCCGCGCCGCCGCGGCACTGCCCCAGATCGTCCAGGTGGACGAGCCCGGCCGTGCGCCGCGCCCGCCGGGCGAGGTCCACGATCTCGGTTTCGAGGTGGCGCTCTACGGCGTATCGCTGATATTCGCCGCCGCCGCCGCCTTCCGCGATGCGCTGGCGGGCATGCGCCGGGGATTGCCGCTCCCATCGGGGCGCTCCGTCAGCCCTGAAGTGATGGCGGACATCGTCGGCGTCGAGGACTACTTGGCGGTCGATCGGGCGCTCGCCAAGTAA